The Alteromonas sp. RKMC-009 genome includes a window with the following:
- a CDS encoding IS3 family transposase (programmed frameshift) translates to MKKSRYTESQIVKILKEVEAGRLVKEVCREYGISDATYYNWKAKYGGMEASDIKRLKDLEDENRRLKAMFADLSLEHRILKDIVGKKAVKPAIRRELVNYAREQHGASLRLACRAVGISDSVYRYQPDQSRDDKVIAKLIEAAERYPAYGFSKLYKILRRWGHGWNHKRVHRIYCELKLNKRRRGKRRLPARNPEPLAVPAQANHCWSMDFMCDSLQCGRRFRTFNLVDDFNREALAIEIDLNLPSQRVVRVLERVVAWRGYPSKLRMDNGPEFISITLASWAEEHGIALEFIKPGKPTQNSFIERFNRTYRTEILNMYVFKTLNEVRELTENWMTEYNEERPHDALNDLTPWEYLSKHEQAETSNYGCM, encoded by the exons ATGAAAAAGTCCCGTTACACAGAGTCACAGATCGTAAAGATCTTAAAGGAAGTGGAAGCAGGCAGACTGGTCAAAGAAGTCTGCCGTGAGTACGGTATTTCAGATGCTACCTACTACAATTGGAAAGCTAAATACGGTGGTATGGAAGCGTCTGATATCAAAAGACTGAAAGATCTTGAAGACGAAAACCGCAGGCTTAAAGCGATGTTCGCTGACTTAAGTCTGGAACACCGGATCCTCAAAGATATCGTCG GAAAAAAAGCTGTAAAGCCAGCGATAAGGCGTGAGCTTGTTAATTATGCGCGAGAGCAGCATGGTGCCAGTTTACGTCTTGCCTGTCGCGCTGTTGGCATCAGTGATTCAGTCTACCGATATCAACCTGATCAATCGCGGGATGATAAGGTCATCGCCAAACTGATAGAAGCCGCTGAGCGTTATCCTGCTTACGGATTCAGCAAGCTGTACAAAATCCTGCGTCGTTGGGGCCATGGCTGGAATCATAAGCGTGTTCACCGGATTTACTGCGAACTCAAGCTGAATAAACGACGCCGTGGAAAGCGAAGGCTGCCAGCGAGAAACCCGGAGCCACTGGCCGTGCCGGCTCAGGCTAATCATTGCTGGTCAATGGATTTTATGTGCGACAGCCTGCAATGCGGCAGACGCTTCAGAACGTTCAATCTGGTAGACGATTTCAACCGCGAAGCACTGGCTATCGAGATTGACCTGAATCTGCCATCGCAGCGTGTAGTCAGAGTATTGGAGCGCGTCGTCGCCTGGCGGGGTTACCCCAGTAAACTTCGCATGGACAACGGGCCGGAATTTATCTCAATCACGCTGGCAAGTTGGGCTGAAGAGCATGGTATTGCACTGGAATTTATTAAACCCGGAAAGCCTACGCAGAATTCTTTTATCGAGAGATTCAACCGCACTTACAGGACAGAAATACTCAACATGTATGTCTTCAAAACATTGAATGAAGTACGTGAACTGACCGAAAACTGGATGACAGAATACAACGAGGAACGCCCCCATGATGCACTGAATGATCTGACACCATGGGAATATTTAAGCAAACATGAACAGGCCGAAACCTCTAATTATGGATGTATGTAG
- a CDS encoding HNH endonuclease family protein, producing MRYQRNKKIMIRKFFCLSVFFIVAACNGTEETVKDSSIVKLSSSGICHDASSSSYERTRSFTPFSSLSDCLKAGGRLPKSQSSQFDKAEKEAIEENRSFVSLYDRNDWPHWIDEDRDCQNTRHELLIATSKTRVTFKTDKGCLVISGSWYDPYSGKVIYDASAMDLDHIVPLKFAHGHGGNLWTREKRQAFANDYENLVLVDASLNRQKGAKGPDEWLPPNHRYRCSYIDSFMTVIEKYKLHLVPGETRIIKKMQAACAKP from the coding sequence ATGCGATATCAACGTAATAAGAAAATTATGATTAGAAAGTTCTTCTGTTTATCTGTCTTCTTCATAGTGGCGGCATGCAATGGCACGGAAGAAACTGTTAAAGACTCTTCAATTGTTAAGCTGTCTTCATCTGGCATCTGTCATGATGCTAGTAGCTCGTCGTACGAGAGAACAAGAAGCTTCACTCCCTTCAGTTCGCTGAGTGACTGTTTGAAAGCAGGCGGCAGACTTCCTAAATCTCAATCTTCGCAATTCGACAAAGCAGAAAAAGAGGCGATAGAAGAAAACCGCAGCTTTGTTTCACTATACGATCGAAACGATTGGCCGCATTGGATAGACGAAGATAGAGACTGTCAGAATACTCGACACGAACTCTTGATAGCGACATCGAAAACACGAGTAACATTTAAAACTGACAAGGGCTGTCTGGTAATCAGCGGGAGTTGGTATGACCCATATTCTGGTAAAGTTATATATGACGCTAGTGCTATGGATCTTGACCATATTGTCCCGCTAAAGTTTGCTCATGGTCACGGCGGTAATCTCTGGACCAGAGAAAAGCGACAGGCTTTCGCAAACGACTATGAAAACCTTGTATTGGTAGATGCTTCGCTCAACAGGCAGAAAGGTGCCAAAGGACCTGATGAATGGTTGCCGCCGAATCATCGTTATCGCTGTTCATATATCGATTCTTTCATGACTGTAATAGAGAAATACAAGCTACACCTTGTGCCCGGTGAAACCCGCATTATTAAAAAGATGCAGGCTGCATGCGCTAAACCATAA
- a CDS encoding tyrosine-type recombinase/integrase — MITTLSPYDAHTPNRTMSELMDHGKPLSDAQVFEYQLYGVSENDLRSAVAEHPVLQYIASLSSLESRKKSVSVLQRIIRALEPDVVRTDGAKPNIFTYPWQHVTAADFRLMLNSLSVQAFELSPDGVKEKVFKPASQATKQLMKSIFKQIIGAYTDMKLMSEHEYYAVSRIKVKSVSQPPRGQYIPAEVQKEVTRYASLSRTRRGMRDAAIFGLLLYAGLRRSEIGLVKYADLDFVNRQLSVLGKGNKRVDIPLFDEAWLPLKAYLDAWAPQDDSAYLFTVINKNDTFRDSPLLGAGVRYILGELCSGAGIAPIAPHDLRRTFCTDMIKRFDVQTAQLFMRHENSDTTQRYNMEKEEQKRIARDKLSVLN, encoded by the coding sequence ATGATCACCACGCTTTCACCTTACGATGCCCATACACCGAACCGGACCATGTCGGAGCTGATGGATCATGGTAAACCGTTGTCAGACGCTCAGGTTTTTGAATATCAGCTATACGGAGTGTCTGAAAATGACCTTCGCTCTGCGGTAGCCGAACACCCTGTCCTTCAGTACATTGCTTCTCTGAGCTCATTGGAATCGCGCAAAAAATCGGTAAGCGTTCTGCAACGGATCATCCGGGCCCTAGAGCCTGACGTCGTCAGAACGGATGGCGCAAAGCCCAATATTTTCACTTACCCATGGCAACACGTCACAGCGGCCGACTTCCGACTGATGCTTAATTCCTTGTCAGTTCAAGCATTTGAGTTGAGTCCTGACGGCGTCAAAGAGAAAGTGTTCAAGCCGGCTTCCCAAGCCACCAAACAACTGATGAAGTCTATCTTCAAGCAAATCATCGGTGCCTATACCGATATGAAGCTCATGAGTGAGCATGAGTACTATGCGGTCAGCCGGATAAAAGTGAAGTCAGTTTCACAGCCACCCCGGGGCCAGTATATCCCGGCAGAAGTGCAAAAAGAGGTTACGCGGTACGCGTCATTATCCCGCACGCGCCGTGGAATGCGGGATGCGGCTATTTTCGGACTATTATTATACGCCGGACTGCGTCGCAGTGAGATTGGGCTGGTGAAGTATGCGGATCTGGACTTTGTGAATCGCCAGCTGAGTGTGTTGGGTAAAGGGAATAAGCGCGTTGATATCCCCTTGTTTGATGAGGCATGGCTGCCACTAAAAGCCTATCTCGATGCCTGGGCGCCACAGGATGACAGTGCCTATCTCTTCACCGTTATCAATAAAAACGATACTTTTCGTGACAGCCCGTTACTGGGTGCAGGTGTGCGGTACATCCTGGGTGAGTTATGTTCTGGTGCCGGTATTGCGCCAATCGCCCCACATGATTTACGACGGACGTTTTGTACTGACATGATCAAGCGATTTGATGTGCAAACGGCCCAGTTATTCATGCGGCATGAGAATTCAGATACCACGCAACGCTACAACATGGAAAAAGAAGAGCAGAAGCGAATTGCACGCGATAAATTAAGTGTGTTGAACTGA
- a CDS encoding IS3 family transposase (programmed frameshift), translated as MRGKGHTESQIVKILKEVEAGRLVKEVCREYGISDATYYNWKAKYGGMEASDIKRLKDLEDENRRLKAMFADLSLEHRILKDIVGKKAVKPAIRRELVNYAREQHGASLRLACRAVGISDSVYRYQPDQSRDDKVIAKLIEAAERYPAYGFSKLYKILRRWGHGWNHKRVHRIYCELKLNKRRRGKRRLPARNPEPLAVPAQANHCWSMDFMCDSLQCGRRFRTFNLVDDFNREALAIEIDLNLPSQRVVRVLERVVAWRGYPSKLRMDNGPEFISVTLASWAEEHGIALEFIKPGKPTQNSFIERFNRTYRTEILNMYVFKTLNEVRDLTENWMTEYNEERPHDALNDLTPWEYLSKHEQAETSNYGCN; from the exons ATTCGGGGGAAAGGTCACACAGAGTCACAGATCGTAAAGATCTTAAAGGAAGTGGAAGCAGGCAGACTGGTCAAAGAAGTCTGCCGTGAGTACGGTATTTCAGATGCTACCTACTACAACTGGAAAGCCAAGTACGGTGGTATGGAAGCGTCTGATATCAAAAGACTGAAAGATCTTGAAGACGAAAACCGCAGACTTAAAGCGATGTTTGCAGACTTAAGCCTGGAACACCGGATCCTCAAAGATATTGTCG GAAAAAAAGCTGTAAAGCCAGCGATAAGACGCGAGCTTGTTAATTATGCGCGAGAGCAGCATGGTGCCAGTTTACGTCTTGCATGTCGCGCTGTTGGCATCAGTGACTCAGTCTACCGATATCAACCTGATCAATCGCGGGATGATAAGGTCATCGCCAAACTGATAGAAGCCGCTGAGCGTTATCCTGCTTACGGATTCAGCAAGCTGTACAAAATCCTGCGTCGTTGGGGCCATGGCTGGAATCATAAGCGTGTTCACCGGATTTACTGCGAGCTCAAGCTGAATAAACGACGCCGTGGAAAGCGACGGCTGCCAGCGAGAAACCCGGAGCCACTGGCCGTGCCGGCTCAGGCTAATCATTGCTGGTCAATGGATTTTATGTGCGACAGCCTGCAATGCGGCAGACGCTTCAGAACGTTCAATCTGGTAGACGATTTCAACCGTGAAGCACTGGCTATCGAGATTGACCTGAATCTGCCATCGCAGCGTGTAGTCAGAGTATTGGAGCGCGTCGTCGCCTGGCGGGGTTACCCCAGTAAACTTCGCATGGACAATGGGCCGGAATTTATCTCAGTCACGCTGGCAAGTTGGGCTGAAGAGCATGGTATTGCACTGGAATTTATTAAACCCGGAAAGCCTACGCAGAATTCTTTTATCGAGAGATTCAACCGCACTTACAGGACAGAAATACTCAACATGTATGTCTTCAAAACATTGAATGAAGTACGTGATCTGACCGAAAACTGGATGACAGAATACAACGAGGAACGACCCCATGATGCACTGAATGATCTGACACCATGGGAATATTTAAGCAAACATGAACAGGCCGAAACCTCTAATTATGGATGTAACTAA
- a CDS encoding IS3 family transposase (programmed frameshift): MKKRYSEEQIIKAIKQHEAGAKVDDICRDMGISSGTFYNWRSKYAGMEVNEAKRLKELESENSKLKKMLADKLLEVEAMKDVLFKKVVTPAARKPVARYLIDVFKLSERVACKLAGVSRTGFRYCQKGKADDSVRSRLKELASQYPRYGYLMLHGLLKGEGLVVNRKHTYRLYTEEALQVRTKKRKKLTRPRQPIEVPSAPNQRWSMDFVSDQLSSGRRFRVLNVVDDFSREMVGQLVSVSISGRQVARFLSQLIELRGKPKKVICDNGTEFTSKAMFFWNKETGVELGFIQPGKPTQNAFVESLNGKFRNECLNQHWFRTLDEARYEIDLWREHYNNVRPHSSLNYLPPVEYAKRAA; this comes from the exons ATGAAGAAACGTTACAGCGAAGAGCAAATTATCAAGGCAATCAAGCAGCATGAAGCTGGGGCCAAGGTAGACGACATATGCCGTGATATGGGCATATCGTCGGGTACGTTTTATAACTGGCGAAGCAAATATGCGGGCATGGAAGTCAACGAAGCTAAGCGGCTCAAAGAATTAGAGTCCGAGAACAGTAAGTTGAAAAAGATGCTGGCTGACAAACTTCTTGAAGTTGAAGCGATGAAGGATGTGCTGT TCAAAAAAGTGGTGACGCCAGCAGCAAGAAAGCCTGTAGCCCGCTATTTGATTGATGTATTTAAGCTCAGTGAACGGGTTGCTTGTAAGCTTGCTGGTGTTAGCAGAACGGGATTTCGCTACTGCCAAAAAGGTAAAGCTGATGATTCAGTTCGTTCACGTTTGAAAGAGCTGGCGTCTCAATATCCTCGATACGGCTATTTAATGCTTCATGGCTTACTGAAAGGTGAAGGTCTGGTTGTTAATCGCAAGCATACATACCGACTTTATACCGAAGAGGCGCTCCAGGTACGTACTAAGAAGCGTAAAAAGCTAACGCGACCAAGACAGCCAATAGAGGTGCCTTCAGCGCCGAATCAACGCTGGTCTATGGATTTTGTATCAGACCAGCTAAGCAGCGGAAGGCGCTTCCGCGTTCTGAACGTGGTTGATGATTTCTCTAGAGAAATGGTTGGACAGCTAGTCTCGGTATCAATTAGCGGACGACAGGTCGCTCGTTTTCTCAGCCAACTGATAGAGCTACGGGGAAAGCCTAAAAAGGTGATTTGCGACAACGGTACAGAATTCACCAGCAAGGCGATGTTCTTCTGGAATAAAGAAACAGGTGTTGAGCTTGGATTTATCCAACCAGGTAAACCGACACAGAATGCATTTGTTGAGAGCCTGAACGGTAAGTTCAGAAACGAATGCCTGAATCAGCACTGGTTCAGAACCTTAGATGAAGCAAGATACGAAATCGATCTATGGCGCGAACATTACAATAACGTTCGACCACATAGCTCACTGAATTACCTGCCGCCTGTTGAGTATGCAAAACGGGCAGCATAA
- a CDS encoding vitamin K epoxide reductase family protein: MARQAAEKRIVLITGASGGVGSALCGMLKKDYHLIGLDLTPCESADESYECDFTSKDSISLALYKIHEKHGSHIACVIHLAAYYDFSGEDNPLYEALNVKGTADFLTELQRFDVDHFIYSSTMLIHRAGVPGEKITEDTSIEPGWTYPQSKADAEEAIRSHHGKIPYTLLRMAGLYDDHTAVPTLSYQIARIYERQFKSWVYSGDKMAGQAFLHKDDMVSLFTELVKKRHEVPKENVLLAGEDSVMGYQALQNRIGHLIYGEREWNTIEIPEYVAKPGAWLEEKTEPVVPDAFDHGEKPFIKPFMIDLSSDHYDLNISRVKEQLNWRPQHHIYDALEPLIDNLKKDPPGWYKANGITLPDWMQTAKEKDVNANAIREKHEDHYRAAHNNFIWAHFMNIGLAFWLLTAPFLLGYESRAMTISDMGSGLALLVFAGLSLSWRMSQARWAAGIVGFWVLSAPLVFWAPTAGAYLNGTLVGMQIIAFAVCSRPTPGVSLIAAETGPNIPPGWEFNPSSWVQRMPIILLAFVGFFISRYLCAFQLGHIDAVWEPFFAGGSGDPKNGTEEIITSEVSEAWPVPDAGLGAMTYALEILTGLMGSTRRWRTMPWLVMLFGIMIVPLGVVSIFFIIIQPIVIGTWCTLCLIGALAMLIQIPYSLDELVATAEFLWRRKKQGRPLLRIFFTGDTDTGAWEGDEREFERGPITVFKDMIAGGVTLPWNLALCIPVGVWLMFTRLTLGTEGSMANADHVVGALVLTVVVTATAESGRLARYALVPLGMALFTTPFLFGAPLVSIVSSLLCGALLIGLSLRKGHIRASYGKWDKFIV; the protein is encoded by the coding sequence ATGGCACGACAAGCAGCAGAAAAGCGGATTGTTCTGATTACTGGTGCATCCGGCGGCGTAGGCAGTGCACTTTGTGGGATGTTGAAAAAAGATTATCACCTTATTGGGTTGGATTTGACACCTTGCGAAAGTGCCGATGAAAGTTACGAGTGCGATTTTACCTCCAAAGACTCCATTTCCCTTGCGCTGTATAAAATTCATGAAAAACATGGCAGTCATATTGCCTGCGTGATTCACCTTGCCGCCTATTATGATTTCTCGGGCGAAGACAACCCATTGTATGAGGCTCTCAATGTAAAGGGGACGGCGGATTTTCTAACCGAACTGCAGCGCTTTGATGTGGATCATTTCATCTATTCCTCCACCATGCTCATTCATCGGGCAGGGGTCCCTGGAGAAAAAATCACCGAGGATACGTCCATTGAGCCCGGCTGGACCTATCCGCAGTCTAAAGCCGATGCCGAAGAAGCCATTCGCAGCCATCATGGCAAAATTCCCTATACCCTGTTACGAATGGCAGGCTTGTACGATGACCACACCGCTGTTCCCACTTTAAGCTATCAGATCGCCCGCATTTACGAGCGGCAATTTAAGAGTTGGGTGTACTCGGGCGATAAAATGGCCGGACAAGCTTTTTTGCATAAAGACGATATGGTGTCATTGTTTACCGAGCTGGTTAAAAAGCGCCATGAAGTGCCCAAAGAAAATGTACTATTGGCCGGCGAAGACAGCGTAATGGGTTATCAGGCGCTGCAAAATCGAATTGGTCATTTGATTTATGGTGAGCGAGAGTGGAACACCATCGAAATACCGGAGTATGTTGCTAAACCTGGAGCTTGGCTGGAAGAAAAAACCGAGCCGGTGGTACCTGACGCCTTTGATCATGGTGAAAAGCCGTTCATCAAACCATTCATGATTGATTTATCGAGTGATCATTATGACCTTAATATCAGCCGGGTAAAGGAACAGTTAAATTGGCGACCACAGCACCACATTTATGATGCACTGGAACCGTTAATTGACAATCTGAAAAAAGATCCGCCAGGTTGGTATAAAGCCAATGGCATCACTTTGCCAGACTGGATGCAAACGGCGAAGGAAAAAGACGTTAACGCCAACGCAATTCGTGAAAAGCACGAAGATCATTATCGTGCCGCCCATAACAACTTTATTTGGGCCCACTTTATGAATATCGGGTTGGCGTTCTGGTTGTTAACCGCGCCATTTTTGTTGGGGTATGAAAGCCGCGCAATGACGATTAGTGACATGGGGTCGGGACTGGCACTGCTGGTGTTTGCCGGTTTAAGTCTGTCATGGCGAATGAGCCAGGCTCGCTGGGCCGCGGGGATTGTCGGATTTTGGGTCCTCTCGGCACCGTTGGTGTTCTGGGCTCCTACGGCGGGGGCCTATCTGAACGGCACGTTAGTGGGCATGCAGATTATTGCTTTTGCCGTGTGCTCGCGGCCAACGCCCGGTGTATCACTAATAGCGGCGGAGACCGGCCCCAATATTCCGCCCGGTTGGGAGTTTAATCCGTCAAGCTGGGTGCAACGGATGCCTATTATTTTGCTTGCATTTGTAGGCTTTTTTATTTCACGCTATTTGTGTGCCTTCCAGTTAGGACACATAGACGCGGTATGGGAACCGTTTTTTGCGGGCGGGAGCGGTGACCCGAAAAATGGCACCGAAGAAATTATCACGTCTGAGGTATCTGAGGCGTGGCCGGTTCCCGACGCCGGGTTAGGTGCTATGACTTATGCGCTGGAAATTCTTACCGGCCTGATGGGGTCAACCCGCCGCTGGCGCACCATGCCCTGGTTGGTAATGCTGTTCGGCATCATGATTGTGCCATTAGGCGTGGTGTCGATTTTCTTCATTATTATTCAGCCCATCGTTATTGGAACCTGGTGTACACTTTGCCTGATTGGTGCATTAGCCATGTTGATTCAAATTCCTTATTCGCTGGATGAACTGGTGGCAACTGCTGAATTCTTATGGCGTCGTAAAAAGCAAGGTCGCCCATTGCTACGTATTTTCTTTACCGGCGATACTGATACAGGAGCCTGGGAGGGTGATGAAAGAGAGTTTGAACGGGGTCCCATAACAGTATTTAAAGACATGATTGCAGGAGGAGTTACTTTGCCCTGGAATCTTGCGCTCTGCATTCCTGTGGGAGTTTGGCTTATGTTCACTCGTTTGACGCTGGGGACCGAGGGCAGCATGGCTAATGCTGATCATGTGGTGGGTGCTCTGGTCCTGACAGTCGTTGTTACTGCTACTGCCGAGTCTGGGCGCTTGGCACGTTATGCGCTTGTTCCTCTAGGCATGGCATTATTTACCACGCCATTTCTGTTCGGTGCCCCTCTGGTTTCAATTGTTTCAAGCTTGCTATGTGGCGCATTGCTAATTGGGTTGAGTTTACGAAAAGGTCATATCAGAGCAAGCTACGGGAAATGGGATAAATTCATTGTCTAG
- a CDS encoding FAD-dependent oxidoreductase, with amino-acid sequence MSFISAGPADRLENLKPKRVTLNDTEILLIRDGENVYASSADCPHKGAPLEDGAVCRGKLVCPWHKGTFDIASSDVCEPPALTGLSRYAVEIRDGEVLVDPEQATDSTDKRQNRLTTVNAHSHIVIVGAGAAGAAALQSLANNRYHGRITVVDPEADAPYDRTMLTKAVTAGDMEPDEVDPLVDQDDMDITEVTRLVAKVSGIDTAAHQIELYDGQSLAYDRLLIATGGIPVRPDLPGVNLLGIHTLRNIEHVERLLADVEDTNNITIVGNSFISLEVAASLKQRSDNIRVKVIAPDAVPFEKQFGTQIGQYFRDLHEKHDVEFVEGTVSEFHGTEKVAAVKLESGEMLEANLVLLATGITTDKDLLNSFTLTHQGLVKVNEFLEAAEDVYAVGDITSYPYNGEEMHIEHWRLAQQHGRCAAENILASLAYPAERKAFDRTPYFWTQQFDVKFEYVGHAKDWDEIEAVGTPEDEQYLAVFRKDGKEIAVLAKGYPQLTAKMVIEMDDHVALSSLKAVLEAA; translated from the coding sequence ATGTCATTTATCTCAGCCGGTCCTGCAGATCGCCTTGAAAACCTCAAACCTAAACGCGTTACCCTTAACGATACAGAAATTCTTCTCATTCGTGACGGTGAAAACGTTTATGCCAGCAGCGCCGATTGCCCTCATAAAGGTGCGCCTCTTGAAGATGGTGCAGTATGTCGAGGCAAGTTGGTTTGCCCATGGCATAAAGGCACTTTTGATATCGCCTCTTCTGATGTATGCGAGCCACCTGCACTAACAGGATTATCTCGGTATGCGGTTGAAATACGTGACGGCGAGGTACTTGTGGATCCCGAACAGGCCACCGACAGCACCGATAAACGACAAAACCGACTAACTACAGTTAACGCACATTCTCATATTGTGATTGTCGGCGCTGGCGCAGCAGGCGCTGCCGCTCTGCAAAGTCTGGCGAACAATCGTTACCACGGTCGGATCACTGTTGTTGATCCAGAAGCAGATGCACCTTATGACCGAACAATGCTTACCAAAGCTGTGACAGCGGGCGACATGGAACCCGATGAGGTTGACCCCCTTGTTGATCAAGACGACATGGATATCACAGAAGTTACACGCCTAGTGGCCAAAGTATCCGGAATTGATACTGCCGCCCATCAAATTGAGCTATATGATGGTCAGTCGTTGGCATACGATCGATTACTTATTGCCACAGGCGGGATCCCCGTCCGGCCAGATTTACCTGGCGTTAATTTGTTGGGGATTCATACGCTTCGAAATATTGAGCATGTGGAACGTCTACTAGCTGACGTTGAAGACACGAACAATATTACCATTGTTGGCAACAGTTTTATTAGTCTGGAAGTGGCCGCTTCATTAAAGCAGCGTAGCGACAATATACGGGTAAAGGTTATCGCACCTGATGCGGTGCCGTTTGAAAAACAATTTGGAACCCAAATCGGGCAGTATTTCCGTGATTTACACGAGAAGCATGACGTCGAGTTTGTCGAGGGCACAGTAAGTGAATTTCATGGTACTGAAAAAGTAGCCGCAGTGAAGCTGGAAAGTGGCGAAATGTTGGAAGCCAATCTGGTGCTGCTAGCTACCGGCATAACGACTGATAAAGATTTACTCAATAGCTTTACATTAACGCATCAGGGACTGGTGAAAGTGAACGAATTCCTTGAAGCTGCTGAAGATGTCTATGCGGTGGGTGATATTACCAGCTATCCGTATAATGGCGAAGAAATGCACATTGAGCACTGGCGACTAGCCCAGCAGCATGGTCGTTGTGCAGCAGAAAATATACTCGCGAGCCTAGCCTACCCTGCCGAACGTAAAGCATTTGATCGCACTCCTTATTTCTGGACACAGCAATTTGATGTAAAGTTTGAATACGTAGGTCATGCAAAAGATTGGGACGAAATCGAAGCGGTGGGCACACCGGAAGATGAACAATACCTCGCTGTTTTTCGCAAAGATGGTAAGGAAATCGCCGTTCTGGCTAAAGGTTATCCTCAGTTGACAGCAAAAATGGTGATTGAGATGGACGACCATGTTGCGCTGTCATCGCTAAAAGCTGTACTTGAAGCTGCTTAA
- a CDS encoding cytochrome c oxidase assembly protein encodes MYLIIFVATLLLWSTGAWAHNPFTSGGQDAFSASLTAVIVLIFWIIYVWGCRYATAVVWRRWLFHITILITFFTILGPLDEWAEHSSAAHMTQHMLMMVIIAPAFALARPLPQFYRACGAYGERLWKYAFKITQYPMVCTYFHGMMIWFWHIPKFYMLALENPWIHVFEHACFLISAVWFWWACLHAFTRKVPYALLALLVTLMHTGFLGAFLTFGSTPFYGESRNLADQQLAGLIMWVVGGVPYITAAFWVGHRWYRQLQRKSLTV; translated from the coding sequence ATGTATTTAATTATTTTCGTAGCAACGTTATTGCTTTGGTCAACCGGTGCATGGGCGCACAACCCCTTTACTAGTGGTGGCCAGGACGCGTTTTCCGCTAGCCTTACGGCGGTGATAGTACTGATATTCTGGATAATCTATGTATGGGGCTGCCGCTACGCTACCGCAGTTGTATGGCGGAGATGGCTATTTCATATCACCATTTTGATCACCTTTTTTACCATTTTGGGTCCGTTGGACGAATGGGCTGAACATAGCTCTGCTGCGCATATGACCCAGCATATGCTTATGATGGTAATAATAGCGCCAGCTTTCGCTTTGGCTCGGCCATTGCCACAGTTCTACAGGGCTTGTGGAGCATATGGGGAAAGATTATGGAAATATGCATTTAAAATCACTCAATATCCGATGGTATGCACCTACTTTCACGGTATGATGATCTGGTTCTGGCACATCCCGAAATTTTATATGTTGGCGTTGGAGAATCCCTGGATTCACGTATTCGAACACGCCTGCTTTCTGATATCGGCGGTATGGTTTTGGTGGGCCTGCTTACATGCCTTTACCCGTAAAGTTCCCTATGCGTTGCTGGCACTGTTGGTGACGCTAATGCACACGGGCTTTTTAGGTGCATTTCTTACCTTTGGCAGCACTCCTTTTTACGGTGAATCCCGCAACCTTGCCGATCAGCAATTAGCGGGACTTATCATGTGGGTAGTAGGTGGAGTGCCCTACATCACCGCAGCATTTTGGGTGGGGCATCGCTGGTATAGACAGCTACAACGAAAATCGCTGACTGTTTAA